The genomic region CGATTGGTGGATTAGCAGCAATAGTTGCACTTTATCTACGTCGTTCGCTTCATGAAACAACCACCAAAGAGAGCCGTTCTAGAAAACAAACTGGGAGTCTTAAAGAGCTTCTAAGCAAACACACAAAAGCTTTTTTTGTGATTGTTCTCTTCGCCTCTGGAGGATCTCTCACATTTTACACCTGTACGACTTATATGCAAAAATATCTGATTACAACCACCGGCTTTGATAAACATACAGCTACAACTATAATGACCGCGGCACTCTTTATTTTCATATTACTCCAACCCATATTTGGTATCCTAGCTGATAAAATTGGGACAAGAAATTTACTTATCATTTGGAGTGCACTCTCTACTCTCTTTACAATTCCTGGACTTCTCATAATCAGTCACACAGATAATAAATGGATTGCGCTATCAGCTATTATTGGCATACTCTGTATTATGAGCATGTATACATCCATCTCTGGTGTCGTAAAATCAGCAATGTTCCCCTCTTCAGTACGAGCACTGGGAGTTGGTCTCTCTCATGCTATTGGTAATGCATTATTTGGTGGTTCTGCCGAATACGTAGCACTTGGATTAAAAAATATGGGGCATGAATCACTCTTTTATTTTTACGTAACTGGCGTGATGATCATCGCATTCATAGCCACCCTCTTTATACCGGATATGAGTAAAGGGGGATATCTTCAAGAAGATGGACCCCATTAAAACTTCCCACATGAAATGAAAAAGCCCAATTACTTGGGCTTTTTTTATAATAATTGCATAAACGATTTCGCTATTGTTTAAACTTTATGAAGTGCATTTAATTGCTTGGCTAGCAAATAATAAAAAGTCATGCGGCTTTTTCTGCGAGCTCCAGACATCATTTCTGCAACTTTTAAAACAGCTTCTTTAGCACTTTGCGCATGAGCACCTAAGACATCTCGAGCCCATTTTTCAACACGTTCTACTTCTTTTGGATCCGATGTAGCAACAAGCGATGCATCTTGTTTTTTCATCACCAAAGCTAAACGATGCCCAAGCCGCTCCACTGCAGCTTCATCGGGATTTTGATCATATAATTTAATATCTGCTAGATCATTTGTCATTTTGTGCCATCTCCTCTCCAAGAATAAACGGCCGTACTCCACAACCGCGATATATAGCTCATAAGTTAAATAATTAGAGGATTTAAAATATTAACAACCCCCCCTTTCCGAAAGGCTGTTCTTCATCTATATTTAAAGAGCTGGCTTATCAGCTATGGTAATAAATGGACGATGAAATAAACCTATTGGACCCGGGGGCGGTACCCGGCGCCTCCACCAAAATATAATCTCTATTGATCATATTTTGGTGGGGGCGAAATAGGATCGACAAAGGCGTAAAGATCGCTCTTTTACTCGGCATAGTACCACCGTTATCGGACTAAATGAGTAGTTGCAAATGACAACTATGCGGAAGCACGTCTCGCTGCTTAATGCAGTGCGAATGTTTCAAAATAAGCCTTAAACCGTCGCAGGTTTAAGCGGGGTTCGAAGGCACCTGGCAACAGAAGCCTTCACATTTGTTGATATTATTGATTATCAAATATTATTTTTCATAAAATTTCATATTTTTTTGGTTAATTTAGATGCATCGTAGACAAAATATTGCTAGCTTTAAAATACATTCTATTGCACAATATTGCGCACGCTCATCTTTCGCGTGAAATAAAAGGAATATTCGATGATTCAAGATCAAATCCGTTACGATATTCTTGTTCAGGATGCGCTTCGTGGAGTTATCCGTAAAGTTTTGTCGGAAGTTGCTAAAGCAGGTCTTCCAGGAAATCACCATTTTTTTATTACTTTTTTGACAAATGCTCCAGACGTGAAAATCTCTCCTCGGCTTAAAAATCGTTATCCAGAACAAATGACAATTGTATTACAACATCAGTTTAGAGATCTAAGCGTTTCGGAAAATGCCTTCGAAGTAACACTTTCCTTTAGAGAAATTAGCGAAAAGCTTGTGATTCCTTTTACTTCTATCCAAGTATTTTATGATCCTATAGCGTCATTTGAAGCAGCATTTGATCTCCCCTCAAATCTTGCCCCTGGAGAGAATAAAAACTCAGAAAATACATCATCCACACCTATCATTCTATCGGACAAACAAAAAAAGAAAATACACTTATAAAAGAACAAAATTCCAGTACAAGTCAAGAGACTTCAAACAATGATGCCAAACAAAGTGCTGATGTTGTCTCATTAGATTCTTTTAGGAAAAAATAAATTTCTCATGACTAAACCGATTAACCTTCGCCAATTTCGAAAACAAAAAAAACGTGCAGAAAAAGCTGTCTATGCAGAAGAAAATCGCTATCGTTTTGGACGAACAAAAGCTGAAAAACTTTTTGATAAAAAAGAAAATTTAAAAATGCAAAAATTTCTTGATCAAAATCGTTTATGGTACGACGAATAAGAGTAAAAAATGCACGAAAACAACCTTATTGATTGGTCAAAAGTGATACCACGAAAAATATCCGTACGAGTTGGTGGACACACAACAAGCGTGTCTTTAGAGCAACCATTTCTAAACATTCTCAAAGCCATCGCACATAGAAAAGGAAAATCCTTAGCCTTTATTATCACAGATATTGACAGCAAAAGACCACAAAAAGTGAGTCTTTCGGCTTCATTACGCGTTTACGCACTCCAAAGCGTTCTTACTCAACACCTTTAATACTCGTTTTATTTTTTATAATCTTTGTCTTCTTATTCAACGGAAGATGTTGCGGCTTTTTTAAGAAAATATTTTTTTAGGTCTAGCACTCAGATGAAAAAAATACTACACGAGAAGATATAATGAATAGTTTTTTCGATGACATACCATTTTTCGAAGATGAAGCCCTGCCTCCAAAGCATGAAAATAACTCTAGGTTAGTTGCTCATACTACACAATGTGATGCCGATTATTTGGAACAACTTAATCCCGAACAGCAACAAGCTGTGATGAATACACAAGGGCCTCTGTTAGTTCTGGCAGGTGCTGGTACTGGAAAAACACGTGTTTTAACGACCCGCATTTCTCACATTTTGAGCTCAGGGCTTGCCTCTCCCAAGCAAATACTTGCTGTAACTTTCACCAACAAAGCAGCGAGGGAAATGAAAATGCGTATTGGTGAACTCATTGGTGAAATTGTTGAAGGAATGCCTTGGCTTGGAACTTTTCACTCCACCGGCGCAAAAATCCTACGCCGCCATGCAGAACTTGTTGGCTTAAAAAGCAACTTTACTATTCTTGATAGCGATGATGTCCTTCGACTTTTAAAACAGCTTATTCAAGCTGAAGGATTAGACGATAAGCGCTGGCCCGCACGAAATCTCGCTATAATGATTGATTCTTGGAAAAATCAAGGGCTTTCACCAGAACGCATTTCAGAAAGCGACGCCCATTCTTTTGGCAACGGTATGGGACGCAAACTTTATCATAGCTATCAGGATAGATTAAAAAGCCTTAATGCCTGTGATTTTGGCGACCTTCTACTTCATTCTATCTCTATCTTTCAATATAATCCAGACATTCTTCGCGAATATCATTCTAAATTTCGCTATATTCTTGTGGATGAATATCAAGATACGAATACAGCACAATATCTTTGGCTTCGCCTTTTGGCACAACAATCTAAAGAACAACATGTCAACCTTTGTTGTGTTGGTGATGATGACCAATCTATTTACGGGTGGCGTGGGGCTAAAGTTGATAATATATTGCGTTTTGAAAAAGATTTTCCTCCTGCAAAAATTATTCGTTTAGAACGCAATTATCGCTCAACATCACACATTCTCAAAACCGCTTCTCATCTCATTTCTCATAATCAAGAAAGACTTGGAAAAACACTTTTTTCTGATCAAATAAATGTAGAAGAAGAAAAAGTAAAAATTCATGCTGCATGGGATTCGGGAGAGGAAGCGCGCGCAATTGGAGGAGAAATTGAACGTCTACAACAAGCCGGACATTCATTAAATCATATAGCTATATTGGTGCGTGCATCATTCCAGATGCGTGAATTTGAAGACCGCTTTGTCACACTTGGTCTTAACTATCGCGTCATTGGCGGCCCACGCTTTTATGAACGAATGGAAATACGTGATGCTATGGCTTATCTGCGCGTTGTTGTTCAACCAGCAGATGACTTAGCCTTTGAACGTATTATCAACACGCCTAAACGCGGCTTGGGAGACGCAACCTTACGCACCCTCTATGAAAGTGCACATGCACGCGCTATTCCTCTCTTTTCCGCTGCCGCAGCAATAATTGAAACAGATGAGCTAAAACCCAAAGCACGCAGTTCATTGCGAAGCATGATTGAAAACTTTCGCCGCTGGCAAAATATGCTGCAATATACCCCTCATAGAGAACTTGCCGAAACAATCCTTGATGAATCAGGCTACACAGCGATGTGGCTAGAAGATCGCTCACCAGAAGCACCAACGCGATTAGAAAATCTCAAAGAAATGATCCGTTCTATGGAGCAATTTGAAAGCCTTCATAGCTTTTTAGAACATGTTGCACTAGTAATGGACGCTGAAAATAATGAAAATACCGACGCAGTCAACATCATGACTCTTCATTCAGCCAAAGGGCTTGAATTTGAAACAGTTTTTCTTCCTGGCTGGGAAGAAGGACTTTTCCCTCATCAGCGCTCATTAGATGAAGGAGGCCGTTCAGGTTTAGAAGAAGAACGCAGACTAGCTTATGTAGGACTAACAAGAGCAAAAAAACATTTGCATATATGGTTTGTATCCAATCGAAGAATTCATGGATTTTGGCAACCAGCACTCCCCTCCCGTTTTCTAAGTGAATTACCAGCAGAACATATAGAATTAATGGAAATGGAGACATCTTATGGTGGTTATGGGAAATCGCACTTTAAACAGCAAAATCCCTTTTATAATGATTATTCCAAATCAGGATGGAAACGTGCACAAAAAAACATGGAAGGAAAAGTTATTGCCCAATCAATCTCTGAATCTCCTTCAGATTTTTCAATCAATGATCGGATTTTTCATATAAAATTTGGTTATGGTTGTATCACAGCAATAGACAACCATAAGCTAACCATTGTATTTGAAAAAGCTGGAGAAAAGCGCGTACTCGATAATTTTGTAAGCAAAGCCTAATGAAATTATCTTTTCTAACAAAAAACATTTTTTCATTTTATTTTCACTACTTCCATTTGTGAATAAAAATCTCGATTGGAAGATTTTACATATCAAGCAAAGTGCCTGAATCATCCTCTTTGAAAAACGTATCCACAATGGCTTTGCGGAAATACCAGCAACAATCATATAAAGAGGAACATCTTTTGTTATAACAGTATTAGCACCAACGATAGTACCATGCCCAATAATAACACGTTTTGTACAACACTCTTCACGAAGGGAATGATCTCACAGCATATAGTGAAAATACTCGTTAGGACGATATGTTATTTTATGTGTTGAAAGGCGTCCCATAGGATGCTCTAGCGTATTTATACGAACATGAGATGCAATAGAATGAAAACACCCAATATCGCTATAAATAACTTTACTGTTATGCTCAAAGTAAAAAAAATCTCCAACCGTTATCACGCAAAATCACCCGTTCATTAATTTCTACATAGCACCCCAATTTGCAATCATGCAATCGTTCTGTTGTATTGATACGAAGCTCACTCTCATGAAACAAAGATTGCAAAATAAACCGGCTAATGTTACAATTTTCCTGCATATCTGAGAGAGTAAAACATGAAAAACGTCATACGCATCTTAGGGCTAACAATTATATTTCTTGCAGGCATTTTTTTTTATGATGCATTAAAAAATAAGCCTTTGGGTGATAATTTTACGCTTACTGATTCTAATGGAAAAACTATCACTGAAGCTGATATTCGAAGCAAGCCTTCAATTATTTTTTTTGGCTTCACTATGTGTCCCGAGGTTTGCCCTACCACACTGATCAATCTTGATCGATGGTTAACTGCTCTTGGACCAAAAGCTGATAAATTAGGAATATGGTTTGTTACCGTTGATCCTGAACGAGATACACCGAAAATACTCCATGATTATCTCAGCAATTTTACCAATAAGATTATTGGTATAAGTGGAGAGCCTGAAAAAGTTCATAAAATGGTCAATTCTTTTAATATCTTTGCTGAAAAAGTATCGGGAAGAGATGGAAACTACACTTATAATCACACAGCAGCAATTTTTTTGCTCAAAAAAGGTGGCAAATTAGCTGGTATTATTCCTTATGAACCCAAAGAGGATGACAATGAATTAAAAGACGAGATTGCTATTGAACGGCTAAAGAAACTTGTCTCAAACTAAATAAAAAGCCGATTATGTTTATAAAGAAAGAACAGGATGTCACAGCAAGTTCGTCTATATTATACTGCTTTAAAAAATGAAGCAAAACGATTTTATACGCTTATAGAAACAGCCTTTGACGAAGAAGGATATCCTCTTGCGCTTGCAGAAGTAGATGAGAAAAATGCTGTGTATGAACTATCACTTTATGTAGATAAAGAAAACCAAGAGAATGCCTCAAAACGTTTTGCACAGATCCTTTCTATAGATCCCAATAAAATTAACTATGAAATTTTACCCAATATTGACTGGGTACAAAAAAGTCTAGAAGGACTAAAATCAGTGTATGCTGGTCCTTTTTTTTACATGGGAGCCATAACCGAAGCGACATTCCACTGAATGTTTTACCTATTGAAATTGAAGCTAATCAAGCTTTTGGTACCGGACATCATGGAACAACAGCTGGTTGTTTGGAAATGATTGCCAAAGTGATGAAAAATGAAAATCCACAAAATGCCCTTGATCTTGGTACTGGAAGTGGGGTCTTAGCCATTGGCATGGCAAAACTCAAACCTATTGCTATACTTGCATCCGATATTGACCCAATCGCTATCAAAGTTGCACAACATAATATTGAGCTCAATGGGGTAAAAGAATATATTACAGCTGTTACAGCAACAGGTTTTGCTCATGATAAAATTTCATCACGAGCCCCCTTTGATCTCATCGTTGCCAATATCCTTGCCAATCCACTCATTGAACTTGCATCAGAAATGGTACAAGCACTCCAAAAAGGCGGATCACTTATACTCTCTGGAATTCTTGAAGAGCAACACGCCTCTGTATTGGAAACTTATGTCAAACAAGGTCTACAACACATTGAAACATACCACCGTCAAGAATGGGTTACGATACACTTAAAATAAAAGAAAGAACGTTGTTATGTATCAATCTTTTGAAGCAACAACAAATCCCACTTATGCTCTCAAGCGTATTACCTCACTTCGTAAAGAACTCGATCACCTCGGACTAGATGGCTTTCTTGTCCCACGTGCAGATGAACATCAAGGAGAATATGTCCCCCCACATGCTCAACGTCTTAGCTGGCTTACTGGCTTTACTGGATCATCAGGCATCGCACTCATTTTAAAAAACAAAGCCATCATATTTACAGATGGGCGCTATAAACTCCAAGTTCGCCAACAAACTGATCCTGATATTTTTGAGTATGAAGATCTCATAACTTACCCACCTTCACAATGGCTTGAAAAAAATGGGCACAAGCTTTCTATTGGCTTTGATCCATGGCTCCACACCATTACAGCTATAGATACATTGAAAAAAGCATTAGAAATAAACGCAAGTGGAAGACTCATAACAGTCCAAAAAAATCCCATTGATCTTATCTGGCATGATCAACCACCATTACCGCAATCTACCTTATCGATTCATCCTCTCAAATATGCAGGATATAATACCGATGAGAAGCTGTCCCTGATTCGCAAAAATATCGCGCAAGCCAATGCAAATGCTTTTATTTTTACAGACCCCTCCTCTATTGCATGGACATTCAATATACGTGGCAATGATGTTTCCAACACACCTTTTGCCCTTTGTTTTGCTCTCATTCTTATCAAAGAAACGCCCGCCTTATTCATTAACAGCACAAAATTAGGTATAGAACAAAAACAATATCTGGAACGTTATGCAAAATTATATGAACCAGAACAGCTTATTCCAAAGATTAAAGATTATGTTCAAAAGGGAACAATTTTTGCCTTAGATCCACGACTAACATGCGAAAAATTACGCACCACTATTGAAGAACAAGAAAGCTCTTTTATTAAGCTTACTGATCCTGCTGCTCTACCACGCGCCATTAAAAATGGTACAGAACTAAACGGTGCACGCAAAGCACACCTGCGCGATGGTGTAGCCCTTACGCGTTTCTTTTCTTGGTTAGATAAACAAACACTAGGGTCTATAAATGAAATTTCTGCAGCT from Bartonella birtlesii IBS 325 harbors:
- a CDS encoding ATP-dependent helicase, translating into MNSFFDDIPFFEDEALPPKHENNSRLVAHTTQCDADYLEQLNPEQQQAVMNTQGPLLVLAGAGTGKTRVLTTRISHILSSGLASPKQILAVTFTNKAAREMKMRIGELIGEIVEGMPWLGTFHSTGAKILRRHAELVGLKSNFTILDSDDVLRLLKQLIQAEGLDDKRWPARNLAIMIDSWKNQGLSPERISESDAHSFGNGMGRKLYHSYQDRLKSLNACDFGDLLLHSISIFQYNPDILREYHSKFRYILVDEYQDTNTAQYLWLRLLAQQSKEQHVNLCCVGDDDQSIYGWRGAKVDNILRFEKDFPPAKIIRLERNYRSTSHILKTASHLISHNQERLGKTLFSDQINVEEEKVKIHAAWDSGEEARAIGGEIERLQQAGHSLNHIAILVRASFQMREFEDRFVTLGLNYRVIGGPRFYERMEIRDAMAYLRVVVQPADDLAFERIINTPKRGLGDATLRTLYESAHARAIPLFSAAAAIIETDELKPKARSSLRSMIENFRRWQNMLQYTPHRELAETILDESGYTAMWLEDRSPEAPTRLENLKEMIRSMEQFESLHSFLEHVALVMDAENNENTDAVNIMTLHSAKGLEFETVFLPGWEEGLFPHQRSLDEGGRSGLEEERRLAYVGLTRAKKHLHIWFVSNRRIHGFWQPALPSRFLSELPAEHIELMEMETSYGGYGKSHFKQQNPFYNDYSKSGWKRAQKNMEGKVIAQSISESPSDFSINDRIFHIKFGYGCITAIDNHKLTIVFEKAGEKRVLDNFVSKA
- a CDS encoding SCO family protein, which produces MKNVIRILGLTIIFLAGIFFYDALKNKPLGDNFTLTDSNGKTITEADIRSKPSIIFFGFTMCPEVCPTTLINLDRWLTALGPKADKLGIWFVTVDPERDTPKILHDYLSNFTNKIIGISGEPEKVHKMVNSFNIFAEKVSGRDGNYTYNHTAAIFLLKKGGKLAGIIPYEPKEDDNELKDEIAIERLKKLVSN
- a CDS encoding aminopeptidase P family protein, which encodes MYQSFEATTNPTYALKRITSLRKELDHLGLDGFLVPRADEHQGEYVPPHAQRLSWLTGFTGSSGIALILKNKAIIFTDGRYKLQVRQQTDPDIFEYEDLITYPPSQWLEKNGHKLSIGFDPWLHTITAIDTLKKALEINASGRLITVQKNPIDLIWHDQPPLPQSTLSIHPLKYAGYNTDEKLSLIRKNIAQANANAFIFTDPSSIAWTFNIRGNDVSNTPFALCFALILIKETPALFINSTKLGIEQKQYLERYAKLYEPEQLIPKIKDYVQKGTIFALDPRLTCEKLRTTIEEQESSFIKLTDPAALPRAIKNGTELNGARKAHLRDGVALTRFFSWLDKQTLGSINEISAAQKLEEFRTTTAKEMGEKLEDLSFDTISAAGANGAIVHYRVTTQTNKQLNAGELYLVDSGGQYRDGTTDVTRTVAIGNIGEEEKRCFTLVLKGMIALSTAQFPKGTRGQDIDALARIALWKAGFDYAHGTGHGVGSYLSVHEGPQNLSRNGCQELIPGMIISNEPGYYREGAFGIRIENLMIVKPAQKINGGDIEMLSFETLTNCPIDRRLILSELLTLEERQWLNDYHAHVYQVNAPYLNEEDKEWAKEATMPL
- a CDS encoding ribbon-helix-helix domain-containing protein, with protein sequence MHENNLIDWSKVIPRKISVRVGGHTTSVSLEQPFLNILKAIAHRKGKSLAFIITDIDSKRPQKVSLSASLRVYALQSVLTQHL
- a CDS encoding DUF2853 family protein; translation: MTNDLADIKLYDQNPDEAAVERLGHRLALVMKKQDASLVATSDPKEVERVEKWARDVLGAHAQSAKEAVLKVAEMMSGARRKSRMTFYYLLAKQLNALHKV
- a CDS encoding DUF4169 family protein, which translates into the protein MTKPINLRQFRKQKKRAEKAVYAEENRYRFGRTKAEKLFDKKENLKMQKFLDQNRLWYDE
- a CDS encoding MFS family transporter, which gives rise to MRNETTLIQHSTRKRVFAIISSASGNLVEWYDFYVYSFASIYFAPQFFPSDGDVVTQFLRTAAIFFIGFLMRPIGSWLFGFIADRYGRKRSMLISILMMCGGSFLISILPTYETLGRTAAILLLLIRMMQGLSAGGEYGTAATYISEISLKNHRGLFASFQSGTLITGQLLASFIIFILALYLTDDQLRTWGWRIPFAIGGLAAIVALYLRRSLHETTTKESRSRKQTGSLKELLSKHTKAFFVIVLFASGGSLTFYTCTTYMQKYLITTTGFDKHTATTIMTAALFIFILLQPIFGILADKIGTRNLLIIWSALSTLFTIPGLLIISHTDNKWIALSAIIGILCIMSMYTSISGVVKSAMFPSSVRALGVGLSHAIGNALFGGSAEYVALGLKNMGHESLFYFYVTGVMIIAFIATLFIPDMSKGGYLQEDGPH